The following coding sequences are from one Candidatus Eisenbacteria bacterium window:
- the atpH gene encoding ATP synthase F1 subunit delta — MIDKGVARRYASALFEAARAGERIDPVLDDCAALEKLLAKDLSLLRFLESPRELDEHKRAVIEKVFGERAEPLFVRLLMLVLKKKRIGHLPDVLAEYRKLADEHMGVVVAAVTTAIPLSEELAERLRRRLERITGKKIHLRAGVDPGVIGGLLVLIEGKVLDRTIRHDLARLREQMLATSVR, encoded by the coding sequence ATGATCGACAAGGGGGTTGCGCGCAGGTACGCGAGCGCGCTGTTCGAGGCGGCCAGGGCGGGGGAGCGCATCGATCCCGTCCTTGACGATTGCGCCGCCTTGGAGAAGCTGCTCGCCAAGGACCTGTCTCTGCTTCGCTTTCTCGAGTCGCCGCGCGAGCTCGACGAGCACAAGCGCGCCGTGATCGAGAAGGTCTTCGGGGAGCGGGCGGAGCCTCTCTTCGTGCGTCTCCTGATGCTGGTCCTCAAGAAGAAGCGGATCGGGCATCTGCCGGATGTCCTGGCTGAGTACCGCAAGCTCGCCGACGAGCACATGGGGGTGGTCGTCGCCGCGGTCACGACCGCGATCCCGCTCTCCGAGGAGCTGGCAGAGCGGCTGCGGAGACGGCTCGAGCGGATCACCGGCAAGAAGATCCATCTCCGCGCGGGAGTGGATCCAGGTGTCATCGGGGGGCTGCTCGTGTTGATCGAGGGGAAGGTTCTCGATCGCACGATCCGTCATGATCTGGCCAGGTTGCGCGAGCAGATGCTCGCGACGAGCGTGCGCTAG
- the atpF gene encoding F0F1 ATP synthase subunit B codes for MASEINVLSPHWREVATHAVAFTAAVLVLRRYAWRPILGLLDERRARIESEFDGIEKAKAENAGLKAAYDQQLRTIDAQARAKIQEAVAEGRKVAGEIHEEARKESRDLIQRAREEIELEKDKAELALKEDMVRMSLAAAEKAIHARLDSDAHRRLIEEAIDEMVRVEMKD; via the coding sequence ATGGCATCTGAGATCAACGTCCTCAGTCCGCACTGGCGCGAGGTGGCGACCCACGCGGTCGCCTTCACCGCCGCCGTCCTGGTGCTGCGCAGATATGCCTGGAGGCCGATCCTCGGCCTGCTTGACGAGCGGAGGGCCCGCATCGAGAGCGAGTTCGACGGCATCGAGAAGGCGAAGGCCGAGAACGCCGGACTGAAGGCCGCCTACGATCAGCAGCTCCGGACGATCGACGCGCAGGCGAGGGCCAAGATCCAGGAGGCGGTCGCTGAGGGGCGGAAGGTCGCCGGCGAGATCCACGAGGAGGCCCGCAAGGAGTCCCGGGACCTGATCCAGCGCGCCCGCGAAGAGATCGAGCTGGAGAAGGACAAGGCCGAGCTGGCGCTCAAGGAGGATATGGTCAGGATGAGCCTTGCGGCGGCTGAGAAGGCGATTCACGCGAGGCTCGACTCCGACGCGCATCGGCGCCTCATCGAGGAGGCGATCGATGAGATGGTGCGTGTGGAGATGAAGGACTAA
- the atpE gene encoding ATP synthase F0 subunit C: protein MNLLGLALPLGLGLAAFGSALGLGKAVAGAMEAMGRQPEAAGKIQIAMVIGCAFIEALTIYALVTVFVLQGKLS, encoded by the coding sequence ATGAACCTGCTTGGATTGGCGTTACCGCTCGGTCTCGGCCTCGCTGCCTTCGGCTCGGCCCTCGGCCTCGGGAAGGCAGTGGCCGGCGCGATGGAGGCGATGGGCCGCCAGCCGGAGGCGGCGGGGAAGATCCAGATCGCGATGGTGATCGGATGCGCCTTCATCGAGGCGCTCACGATCTACGCGCTGGTGACCGTTTTCGTGCTCCAGGGCAAGCTCTCGTAG